A window of the Anticarsia gemmatalis isolate Benzon Research Colony breed Stoneville strain chromosome W, ilAntGemm2 primary, whole genome shotgun sequence genome harbors these coding sequences:
- the LOC142985892 gene encoding uncharacterized protein LOC142985892 encodes MSLKVLVEGEILNVIAAYAPQVGCSKQKKDTFWTLLESQLQKFPSKETTILGGDLNGHIGKTNAAFKRVHGGHGFGTPNDEGKVIMSTAAAFDLAIVNSFFAKKTEHKITYKSGHTQSQIDYILVNREHIGRVKNCKVIPGECVITQHRLVVMDMLFRKTAKEKPLQTPELTKWWNLKGDKIVEFREHLKDIEVDFDSDVDSIWTQFSKSIMTAAHKTLGRTKGGKKAERETWWWTDEVQKAIQRKKIAFKTWQSTQTPEDKEEYRKAKKDAKRTIAVERAISQKSLYSQLNSKEGQKIIYKLAQQRCRSTKDPGTCKTIKGPNGDLLYKDRDTITAWHQYYQKLLNTNPTVVQLPKMEVNMGLINSICSSEVNNALQKMSNKKAIGPDGLSTTDPMFALSTIAEEYRAKNQPLYVAFLDMEKAFDRVPRDTIWWSLRKKNVPERYVNIIADMYKGAKSNIRTVVGETKSIAVSEGDHQGSVLSPFLFCLILDSLTEEAQNSAAWSFIYADDVAICTNSRDELQRALLSWKHQLQTGGLELSVAKTQFMSLNEPGPNDNSPISIDGQLVAMCDQYKYLGNMMHSSGNLECNIQHRIAAVWLKWREVTGVICDKRMPVKLKGLVYKTIIRPVLMYGSETWAVTQKNVHTIQVAEMKMLRWMCGVTRLDKIGNEYVRGSLGVRDIADKIQENPEDGPKLDGKL; translated from the exons ATGTCTTTGAAAGTACTGGTAGAAGGGGAGATCCTGAATGTCATCGCAGCATATGCTCCCCAGGTGGGTTGTAGCAAGCAAAAGAAAGACACATTTTGGACTCTTTTAGAAAGTCAACTCCAAAAATTTCCCTCAAAAGAGACTACCATTCTGGGAGGTGATCTGAATGGCCATATCGGGAAAACAAACGCCGCCTTTAAAAGAGTGCACGGAGGTCACGGATTTGGCACACCAAATGATGAAGGAAAGGTTATTATGTCAACAGCAGCAGCATTCGATCTTGCTATCGTCAATtctttttttgcaaaaaagaCTGAACATAAAATCACCTACAAAAGTGGTCACACGCAATCGCAGATAGACTACATCCTTGTCAACAGAGAACACATCGGACGCGTAAAAAACTGCAAAGTCATCCCAGGAGAATGCGTTATTACCCAACATCGCCTTGTTGTAATGGACATGCTATTCAGAAAAACGGCTAAAGAAAAACCTCTCCAAACTCCAGAGCTCACTAAGTGGTGGAACCTAAAAGGTGATAAGATTGTCGAGTTCCGTGAACATCTAAAAGACATAGAGGTTGATTTTGATTCAGACGTGGACTCGATCTGGACTCAATTCAGCAAGTCCATTATGACAGCAGCACATAAGACCCTAGGGCGTACAAAGGGAGGGAAAAAGGCGGAAAGAGAGACGTGGTGGTGGACGGACGAAGTGCAGAAAGCAATTCAAAGAAAGAAAATAGCTTTTAAGACCTGGCAATCCACCCAAACACCGGAAGATAAAGAAGAATATAGAAAAGCCAAAAAGGATGctaaaagaacaatagctgtaGAACGAGCCATCTCCCAAAAATCTTTGTACAGCCAATTAAACTCCAAGGAAGGCCAAAAAATTATCTACAAACTCGCTCAACAACGCTGTAGAAGCACAAAGGATCCAGGGACTTGCAAAACCATAAAAGGACCCAATGGCGACCTCTTGTATAAAGACAGAGACACCATAACAGCTTGGCATCAATACTATCAGAAGCTTCTAAATACTAATCCCACTGTGGTGCAGCTTCCAAAAATGGAGGTTAACATGGGACTTATTAATTCAATATGTTCAAGTGAGGTCAACAATGCTCTGCAAAAGATGTCTAACAAGAAAGCCATTGGACCTGACG GGCTATCAACCACTGATCCTATGTTCGCTCTAAGCACAATCGCTGAAGAATACCGTGCAAAAAATCAACCGTTGTACGTCGCATTCCTAGACATGGAAAAGGCGTTCGATCGGGTACCAAGGGATACAATTTGGTGGAGCCTTCGTAAGAAGAATGTCCCCGAGCGATACGTGAATATCATAGCCGACATGTATAAAGGAGCCAAATCAAACATACGCACGGTAGTGGGAGAGACAAAATCGATAGCGGTCTCTGAAGGTGACCACCAAGGCTCTGTATTGAGCCCCTTCTTATTTTGCTTGATTTTGGACTCACTCACAGAGGAAGCGCAGAATTCAGCAGCATGGAGTTTTATATATGCAGACGATGTGGCTATCTGTACGAACAGTCGGGACGAGTTACAGCGAGCGCTTTTATCGTGGAAGCATCAGTTACAGACCGGTGGACTTGAGCTGAGTGTTGCAAAGACACAGTTTATGTCCCTAAATGAACCAGGTCCAAACGACAATAGCCCGATTTCGATTGATGGACAACTAGTGGCCATGTGCGATCAATACAAGTACCTGGGTAACATGATGCACAGTTCTGGTAACTTAGAATGCAACATTCAGCACCGCATAGCAGCTGTATGGCTGAAATGGCGAGAAGTTACCGGTGTAATATGCGATAAAAGAATGCCAGTTAAACTCAAAGGTCTGGTCTATAAAACCATCATTAGACCAGTCCTTATGTACGGTAGTGAAACGTGGGCCGTGACACAAAAGAATGTGCATACCATTCAAGTTGCCGAAATGAAGATGTTGAGGTGGATGTGCGGCGTGACCAGGCTCGACAAGATCGGTAACGAGTACGTACGAGGAAGCCTGGGCGTACGCGACATTGCCGACAAAATACAGGAGA ATCCAGAGGACGGCCcaaaactagatgggaaactgtag